A portion of the Citrobacter rodentium NBRC 105723 = DSM 16636 genome contains these proteins:
- a CDS encoding YfaZ family protein, which yields MKKILLSGVAGLLFVSATVNAISISGQAGEEYTNVGVGFGTESSGLALSGNWMHNDDDGDAAGLGLGLNLPVGPLLATVGGKGIYTNPQDGDEGYAAAVGGGLQWPIGDSFRLFGEYYYSPDSLSSGIDSYEEANAGARLTLLRPLSIEAGYRYLNLAGKDGNRDNAIADGPYIGVNASF from the coding sequence ATGAAAAAAATTCTGTTATCAGGCGTGGCTGGATTGCTGTTTGTCTCTGCGACCGTGAATGCGATAAGCATCAGCGGCCAGGCGGGCGAAGAGTATACGAACGTTGGCGTTGGATTTGGCACTGAATCTTCCGGCCTGGCGCTGAGCGGTAACTGGATGCACAACGATGACGACGGCGATGCCGCGGGGCTGGGACTGGGGCTGAATCTTCCGGTCGGCCCGCTGCTGGCGACGGTCGGCGGCAAAGGGATTTACACCAATCCGCAGGATGGCGATGAAGGCTATGCGGCAGCGGTCGGCGGCGGCCTGCAGTGGCCGATTGGCGACAGCTTCCGCCTGTTTGGCGAGTACTATTACTCGCCTGACTCGCTGTCCAGCGGCATCGACAGCTATGAAGAAGCCAACGCCGGCGCGCGTCTGACGCTACTGCGTCCGCTGAGCATTGAGGCGGGCTACCGCTATCTGAACCTGGCGGGTAAAGACGGCAACCGCGATAACGCGATTGCCGACGGCCCGTACATTGGGGTTAACGCCAGCTTCTGA
- a CDS encoding histidine phosphatase family protein — MYIVRQRYSPLSLEFIVLAFSRSLARFRKYIVILAASLITLTGVSCQVAWSSNGLPRIDIRTLAALSARHPVIVLFRHAERCDRSDGPCLADKTGITEYGAHEARKRGEMFGMQIKNYALYASPAVRTIQSATWFSAGKKLTVDNAMRDCGRGTKSAISRLVAKAPGENVVVFTHNHCLTWLAKNMRGVKYDPGYLDALVMHADQDKLYLDGQLVTHY, encoded by the coding sequence ATGTATATCGTTCGACAGCGTTATTCGCCGCTTTCGCTGGAGTTTATTGTATTGGCCTTTTCCCGCTCTCTTGCCCGCTTCCGTAAATATATCGTTATTCTTGCGGCAAGCCTGATTACTCTGACGGGCGTAAGCTGTCAGGTCGCCTGGAGCAGTAACGGCTTACCCCGCATTGATATCCGCACGCTCGCCGCGCTGTCTGCCCGACATCCCGTTATCGTTTTATTTCGGCATGCGGAACGCTGCGATCGTTCCGATGGGCCATGCCTGGCGGATAAAACCGGTATTACCGAATACGGCGCGCATGAGGCGCGCAAACGTGGGGAGATGTTCGGTATGCAGATTAAGAATTACGCCTTATATGCCAGCCCTGCTGTACGCACTATCCAGTCGGCGACGTGGTTTTCTGCGGGTAAAAAATTGACCGTTGATAACGCCATGCGCGACTGTGGCCGGGGAACAAAAAGCGCGATCTCGCGCCTCGTAGCAAAGGCGCCAGGAGAAAATGTGGTGGTATTTACGCATAATCATTGTCTGACGTGGCTGGCGAAAAACATGCGTGGCGTCAAATACGATCCCGGTTATCTGGATGCATTAGTGATGCATGCCGACCAGGACAAACTCTATTTAGATGGCCAGCTGGTAACGCACTATTAA
- the nudI gene encoding nucleoside triphosphatase NudI yields the protein MRQRTIVCPLIQNNGSYLLCQMADDRGVFPGQWALSGGGVEPGELIEDALRREIREELGDELILTDIKPWTFGDDIRTKIYPDGSQEEIYMIYLIFDCIAANREVHINEEFQAFAWVRAEDLPKYDLNVATRKTLSLKGLL from the coding sequence GTGCGTCAAAGGACTATTGTTTGCCCCTTAATTCAGAATAATGGAAGTTATCTGCTGTGTCAGATGGCCGACGACCGCGGCGTTTTCCCGGGACAATGGGCGCTGTCGGGCGGCGGCGTCGAGCCGGGAGAGCTTATTGAAGACGCCCTGCGTCGTGAAATTCGTGAAGAACTGGGCGATGAGTTAATTCTGACAGATATCAAACCCTGGACCTTCGGCGATGATATTCGCACCAAAATCTACCCGGACGGTAGTCAGGAAGAGATCTATATGATCTACCTGATTTTCGACTGTATTGCCGCCAATCGTGAAGTGCATATCAATGAAGAGTTTCAGGCGTTTGCCTGGGTCAGAGCGGAAGATTTGCCGAAATATGATTTGAACGTTGCGACGCGAAAAACGTTGAGCCTGAAGGGGTTACTTTAG
- the menC gene encoding o-succinylbenzoate synthase, whose amino-acid sequence MRSAQVYRWQIPMDAGVVLRERRLKTRDGLYVRLRDGEREGWGEISPLPGFSHETVDEAQAALLAWVDGWLQGRDTLAEMPSVAFGASCALAELAGVLPEVADYRAAPLCTGDPDDLVLQLADMPDEKVAKVKVGLYEAVRDGMVVNLLLEAIPELRLRLDANRAWTPLKAQQFAKYVNPDYRARIAFLEEPCKTREDSRAFARETGIAIAWDESLRETDFAFVAEEGVSAVVIKPTLTGSLDKVRQQVESAYALGLTAVISSSIESSLGLTQLARIAAWLTPQTIPGLDTLSLMQAQQIRRWPGSALPCVDVDALERLR is encoded by the coding sequence ATGCGTAGCGCGCAGGTATACCGCTGGCAGATCCCCATGGACGCGGGGGTGGTTCTGCGCGAACGGCGGTTAAAAACCCGCGACGGGCTGTATGTCCGTCTGCGCGACGGTGAACGCGAAGGGTGGGGAGAGATCTCCCCGCTGCCCGGCTTCAGCCATGAAACGGTTGACGAGGCGCAGGCCGCGCTGCTGGCCTGGGTTGATGGCTGGCTACAGGGGCGCGATACGCTGGCGGAAATGCCGTCGGTGGCCTTTGGCGCCAGCTGCGCGTTAGCGGAACTGGCCGGGGTACTGCCGGAGGTGGCGGACTATCGCGCCGCGCCGCTGTGTACCGGCGACCCGGACGATCTGGTGCTGCAACTGGCCGATATGCCGGATGAAAAGGTGGCAAAGGTGAAGGTCGGCCTGTATGAAGCGGTACGCGACGGCATGGTGGTTAACCTGCTGCTGGAGGCGATACCGGAACTGCGTCTGCGGCTGGACGCCAACCGCGCCTGGACGCCGCTGAAAGCGCAGCAGTTCGCGAAGTACGTTAATCCCGACTACCGTGCCCGTATCGCGTTTCTGGAAGAACCGTGTAAAACCCGCGAGGACTCCCGCGCTTTTGCCCGTGAAACCGGCATCGCCATCGCCTGGGACGAAAGTCTGCGCGAAACCGACTTCGCCTTTGTGGCGGAAGAGGGCGTCAGCGCGGTGGTGATCAAACCGACGTTGACCGGCTCGCTGGACAAGGTGCGCCAGCAGGTTGAGAGCGCATATGCGCTGGGACTGACGGCGGTGATCAGTTCGTCCATTGAGTCGAGTCTGGGTCTGACCCAACTGGCGCGGATTGCCGCGTGGCTGACTCCGCAGACGATTCCGGGGCTGGATACCCTGAGTCTGATGCAGGCGCAGCAGATCCGCCGCTGGCCGGGCAGCGCGCTGCCGTGCGTTGATGTTGATGCGCTGGAACGGCTGCGATGA
- the menB gene encoding 1,4-dihydroxy-2-naphthoyl-CoA synthase: MIYPDETMLYAPVEWHDCSEGYTDIRYEKSTDGIAKITINRPQVRNAFRPLTVKEMIQALADARYDDNVGVIILTGEGEKAFCAGGDQKVRGDYGGYQDDSGVHHLNVLDFQRQIRTCPKPVVAMVAGYSIGGGHVLHMMCDLTIAAENAIFGQTGPKVGSFDGGWGASYMARIVGQKKAREIWFLCRQYDAQQALDMGLVNTVVPLADLEKETVRWCREMLQNSPMALRCLKAALNADCDGQAGLQELAGNATMLFYMTEEGQEGRNAFNQKRQPDFSKFKRNP; encoded by the coding sequence ATGATCTATCCTGATGAAACAATGCTTTACGCACCGGTTGAATGGCACGACTGCTCCGAAGGCTATACGGACATTCGCTATGAGAAATCCACCGATGGTATTGCAAAAATCACCATTAACCGTCCGCAGGTGCGCAACGCTTTCCGTCCTTTGACCGTCAAAGAGATGATTCAGGCGCTGGCGGATGCCCGCTATGACGATAATGTCGGCGTGATTATCCTGACCGGCGAAGGCGAAAAAGCCTTCTGCGCCGGCGGCGACCAGAAGGTACGCGGCGACTACGGCGGCTATCAGGACGATTCCGGCGTGCATCACCTCAACGTGCTGGATTTCCAGCGCCAGATCCGTACCTGCCCGAAACCGGTGGTGGCGATGGTTGCCGGTTACTCCATCGGCGGCGGTCACGTGCTGCATATGATGTGCGACCTGACTATCGCGGCGGAAAACGCTATTTTCGGTCAGACCGGCCCGAAAGTCGGCTCTTTCGACGGCGGCTGGGGCGCATCTTATATGGCGCGTATCGTCGGGCAGAAGAAAGCGCGTGAAATCTGGTTCCTGTGCCGTCAGTACGACGCGCAGCAGGCGCTGGATATGGGGCTGGTCAACACAGTGGTGCCGCTGGCCGATCTGGAAAAAGAGACCGTCCGCTGGTGCCGTGAAATGCTGCAAAACAGCCCGATGGCGCTGCGCTGCCTGAAAGCGGCGTTAAACGCCGACTGTGACGGTCAGGCCGGGCTGCAGGAGCTGGCCGGTAACGCCACCATGCTGTTCTACATGACGGAAGAAGGACAGGAGGGCCGCAACGCTTTTAACCAGAAACGTCAGCCTGACTTCAGCAAATTTAAACGGAATCCGTAA
- the menD gene encoding 2-succinyl-5-enolpyruvyl-6-hydroxy-3-cyclohexene-1-carboxylic-acid synthase — MSVSAFNRRWAAVILEALTRHGVRHVCIAPGSRSTPLTLAAAENAAFIHHTHFDERGLGHLALGLAKVSKQPVAVIVTSGTAVANLYPALIEAGLTGEKLVLLTADRPPELIDCGANQAIRQTGMFASHPSQTLSLPRPTQDIPASWLVSTIDNALASLHAGAVHINCPFAEPLYGDMDDTGLAWQQRLGDWWQDDKPWLREARRLESDKQRDWFFWRQKRGVVVAGRMSAEEGKKVAQWAQTLGWPLIGDVLSQTGQPLPCADLWLGNAKAVSELQQAQIVVQLGSSLTGKRLLQWQATCTPDEYWIVDNIEGRLDPAHHRGRRLVASIGDWLELHPAEKRKPWCVDIPRLAEQAWQAVTARRETFGEAQLAHRIRDYLPEQGQLFVGNSLVVRLIDALSQLPAGYPVYSNRGASGIDGLLSTAAGVQRASAKSTLAIVGDLSALYDLNALALLRQVSAPFVLIVVNNNGGQIFSLLPTPKSERERFYLMPQNVHFAHAAAMFELKYHRPESWDELEAALSGAWRTPAATVIEVVVNDTDGAHTLQQLLAQVSHL; from the coding sequence GGCGGCGGTCATTCTGGAAGCATTAACCCGCCACGGCGTCAGACATGTCTGCATTGCCCCTGGCTCGCGTTCCACACCGCTCACGCTGGCGGCGGCGGAGAACGCCGCATTTATTCACCACACCCATTTTGATGAGCGCGGGCTTGGGCATCTGGCGCTTGGGCTGGCGAAGGTAAGCAAACAGCCGGTTGCGGTGATTGTCACTTCCGGTACGGCGGTGGCGAACCTCTATCCGGCGCTGATTGAAGCCGGACTGACCGGTGAAAAACTGGTGTTACTGACCGCCGATCGTCCCCCGGAGCTGATTGACTGCGGAGCGAACCAGGCGATTCGCCAGACCGGTATGTTTGCCTCCCACCCTTCGCAAACTCTTTCGCTGCCGCGTCCGACGCAGGATATTCCGGCAAGCTGGCTGGTATCGACCATCGACAACGCGCTGGCGTCGCTGCATGCCGGGGCAGTACATATCAACTGCCCTTTTGCCGAACCGCTGTATGGCGATATGGACGACACCGGGCTGGCGTGGCAGCAGCGCCTCGGCGACTGGTGGCAGGATGACAAACCCTGGCTGCGAGAGGCGCGTCGGCTGGAGAGCGACAAGCAGCGCGACTGGTTCTTCTGGCGGCAAAAGCGCGGCGTGGTGGTTGCCGGGCGCATGAGCGCGGAAGAGGGGAAAAAGGTTGCACAGTGGGCGCAGACCCTCGGCTGGCCGCTGATTGGCGACGTACTGTCGCAAACCGGGCAACCGCTGCCCTGCGCCGACCTCTGGCTTGGCAACGCGAAGGCGGTGAGCGAACTGCAACAGGCGCAGATTGTCGTACAGCTTGGCAGCAGCCTGACCGGCAAGCGCTTACTGCAATGGCAGGCGACCTGCACGCCGGACGAGTACTGGATTGTCGATAATATCGAAGGCCGACTGGATCCGGCTCACCATCGCGGACGTCGGCTGGTCGCCAGCATCGGCGACTGGCTGGAACTGCATCCTGCGGAAAAACGTAAGCCCTGGTGCGTGGATATCCCGCGGCTGGCTGAGCAGGCCTGGCAGGCGGTGACGGCGCGCCGTGAGACGTTTGGCGAAGCGCAGCTGGCGCACCGGATCCGCGACTATCTGCCCGAACAGGGGCAGCTGTTCGTGGGCAACAGCCTGGTGGTGCGCCTGATTGACGCGCTATCGCAGCTTCCGGCCGGATATCCGGTGTACAGCAATCGCGGGGCGAGCGGGATTGACGGCTTATTGTCTACCGCCGCTGGCGTGCAGCGGGCGAGCGCGAAATCGACGCTGGCGATTGTCGGCGATCTGTCGGCGCTGTACGACCTGAACGCGCTGGCCCTGCTGCGGCAGGTATCCGCGCCGTTTGTGCTGATTGTGGTGAATAATAACGGCGGGCAGATTTTCTCGCTGCTGCCGACGCCAAAAAGCGAACGCGAACGTTTTTATCTGATGCCGCAAAACGTCCATTTCGCCCATGCCGCCGCGATGTTCGAGCTGAAGTATCACCGCCCGGAAAGCTGGGATGAGCTGGAGGCGGCGCTGAGCGGCGCGTGGCGAACGCCTGCGGCGACGGTCATTGAAGTGGTGGTGAATGACACGGATGGCGCGCATACCCTGCAACAGCTACTGGCGCAGGTAAGCCATCTATGA
- the menE gene encoding o-succinylbenzoate--CoA ligase, translating to MIFPDWPWRYWRQVRGDAPALRLNDESLSWQTLCQRIDALASGFAAQGVSEGSGVMLRAWNHPQTLLVWLALLQCGARILPINPQLPRLLLATLLPDLTLQFALDMAGGDAFPLLTTLTMREQAGEHSAGWLPQRLSSMTLTSGSTGLPKAAVHTCQAHLASAEGVLSLMPFTCDDDWLLSLPLFHVSGQGILWRWLFAGARMTVREKQPLEQMLAGCTHASLVPTQLWRLLANPASVSLKAVLLGGAAIPVALTEQARSLGIRCWCGYGLTEFASTVCAKEADGLADVGAPLPGREVKIVADEVWLRAASMAAGYWRNGRLMPLVNDEGWFATRDRGVLRDGKLSIIGRLDNLFFSGGEGIQPEEVERVIATHPQVQQVFIVPVEDAEFGHRPVAVVEYTRREEADDLSEWVRDKLARFQQPVRWLALPAELKNGGIKISRRALIDWVQRVSPAR from the coding sequence ATGATCTTTCCTGACTGGCCGTGGCGTTACTGGCGGCAGGTAAGAGGCGATGCGCCAGCCCTGCGTCTCAATGATGAGTCACTTAGCTGGCAAACGCTCTGTCAGCGTATTGACGCGCTGGCGAGCGGTTTTGCCGCGCAGGGCGTCAGCGAAGGCAGCGGCGTGATGCTGCGCGCGTGGAATCATCCGCAAACGCTGCTGGTCTGGCTGGCGTTATTACAGTGCGGGGCCAGGATCCTGCCGATTAATCCGCAGCTCCCGCGGTTGCTATTGGCGACGCTGTTACCGGATTTAACCCTGCAGTTTGCCCTGGATATGGCAGGCGGCGATGCCTTTCCTCTACTGACAACGCTGACGATGCGCGAGCAGGCCGGTGAGCATAGCGCGGGCTGGCTGCCGCAGCGTCTGAGTTCAATGACGTTAACCTCTGGTTCAACCGGACTGCCGAAGGCCGCGGTGCATACCTGTCAGGCGCATCTCGCCAGCGCCGAAGGCGTTCTGTCGCTGATGCCTTTTACCTGCGACGATGACTGGCTGCTCTCCCTGCCGCTGTTCCACGTCTCCGGACAGGGGATTCTGTGGCGCTGGCTCTTTGCCGGCGCACGGATGACCGTACGCGAGAAACAGCCGCTGGAGCAGATGCTGGCCGGATGCACGCACGCGTCGCTGGTGCCGACCCAGCTGTGGCGCCTGCTGGCTAATCCGGCCTCCGTTTCCCTGAAGGCGGTGCTGCTTGGCGGCGCGGCGATTCCGGTGGCGCTGACGGAACAGGCGCGCTCGCTGGGCATTCGCTGCTGGTGCGGCTATGGCCTGACGGAATTTGCCTCCACCGTGTGTGCGAAAGAGGCAGACGGGCTGGCGGACGTCGGCGCGCCCTTACCGGGGCGCGAAGTCAAAATCGTTGCTGATGAGGTCTGGCTGCGCGCCGCCAGCATGGCGGCAGGCTACTGGCGAAACGGCAGGCTGATGCCGCTGGTCAATGATGAGGGCTGGTTCGCCACCCGCGATCGCGGCGTGTTGCGCGACGGGAAACTGAGCATTATCGGACGTCTGGATAACCTTTTCTTTAGCGGGGGGGAGGGCATTCAGCCGGAGGAGGTGGAGCGGGTGATCGCGACACATCCGCAGGTGCAGCAGGTGTTTATCGTGCCCGTAGAGGACGCGGAATTCGGTCACCGCCCCGTGGCGGTGGTGGAATATACCCGCAGGGAGGAGGCGGACGATCTCAGCGAATGGGTGCGGGATAAACTGGCGCGTTTTCAGCAGCCAGTGCGCTGGCTGGCGTTGCCTGCTGAACTGAAAAACGGCGGCATCAAAATTTCCCGCCGGGCGCTTATCGACTGGGTGCAGCGGGTTTCTCCGGCGCGCTAA
- the menH gene encoding 2-succinyl-6-hydroxy-2,4-cyclohexadiene-1-carboxylate synthase encodes MILHAQAKHAQPGAPWLVFLHGFSGDCREWQAVGERLTGFSRLYVDLPGHGGSAEIRVSGFAQVVELLCRTLISYNILNYWLVGYSLGGRVAMVAACQGMPGLCGLVVEGGHPGLQSDAEREARQRSDGRWAQRFRQQALPEVFRDWYQQPVFASLSAPQRAALVALRSQNNGETLAAMLEATSLALQPDLRAALNARAFPFYYLCGERDSKFLALAAELAATRHVIRNAGHNAHRENPAGVVDCLAQILRL; translated from the coding sequence ATGATCCTGCACGCGCAGGCGAAACACGCCCAGCCAGGCGCCCCCTGGCTGGTTTTTTTGCATGGCTTTTCCGGCGACTGTCGGGAATGGCAGGCGGTCGGCGAGCGGCTGACGGGGTTTTCCCGTCTGTATGTCGACCTTCCCGGCCACGGGGGTTCCGCTGAGATTCGGGTAAGCGGATTTGCGCAGGTGGTTGAATTGCTGTGCAGGACTTTAATTAGTTACAACATACTTAACTACTGGCTGGTGGGTTACTCTCTCGGCGGCAGGGTGGCGATGGTGGCGGCCTGCCAGGGGATGCCCGGCCTTTGCGGCCTGGTGGTGGAAGGCGGGCATCCGGGGCTGCAAAGCGACGCCGAACGCGAGGCGCGACAGCGCTCCGATGGCCGCTGGGCGCAGCGCTTTCGCCAGCAGGCGCTGCCCGAGGTGTTCCGCGACTGGTATCAGCAGCCGGTGTTCGCTTCGCTCAGCGCGCCGCAACGCGCGGCGCTGGTGGCCCTGCGCAGCCAGAATAACGGCGAAACGCTGGCGGCGATGCTCGAAGCCACTTCGCTTGCGCTTCAGCCTGATTTACGCGCGGCGCTCAACGCCCGCGCTTTTCCGTTTTATTATTTATGTGGTGAACGCGACAGCAAATTTCTCGCCCTGGCGGCGGAATTAGCGGCGACCCGCCATGTGATTCGTAATGCCGGACATAACGCGCATCGGGAAAATCCCGCAGGCGTGGTGGATTGTCTGGCGCAGATTCTGCGTCTCTGA